From a single Buteo buteo chromosome 14, bButBut1.hap1.1, whole genome shotgun sequence genomic region:
- the KCTD4 gene encoding BTB/POZ domain-containing protein KCTD4 — translation MERKINRREKECEEKHSNSEGSEQDKDYKTSLITLNVGGYLYITQKQTLTKYPDSFLEGIINGKIMCPFDADGHYFIDRDGLLFRHILNFLRNGELLLPEGFRENQLLAQEADFFQLKVLSDAVKSRWEKEQLASRETTFLEITDSHDRSQGLRIFCNAPDFIAKIKSRIVLVSKSRLDGFPEEFSVSSNIIQFKYFIKSENGTRLVLKEDNTFVCTLETLKFEAIMMALKCGFRLLTSLDCSKGSIVHSDALHFIK, via the coding sequence atggagagaaaaataaacagaagagaaaaggaatgcgaagaaaaacacagcaactCTGAAGGCTCTGAGCAAGACAAGGACTATAAAACGTCTCTGATTACTCTGAATGTTGGTGGCTATCTATATATCACACAAAAACAGACACTAACCAAGTATCCAGACTCTTTTCTGGAAGGGatcataaatggaaaaataatgtgCCCATTCGATGCAGATGGTCATTACTTCATAGACAGAGATGGACTGCTTTTCAGACACATTCTCAACTTCCTACGAAATGGAGAACTTCTTCTACCAGAAGGGTTTCGAGAAAATCAACTTTTGGCACAAGAAGCAGATTTTTTCCAGCTTAAGGTACTCTCGGACGCAGTGAAATCgaggtgggagaaggaacaGCTAGCATCTCGAGAGACTACTTTCCTGGAAATCACTGACAGCCACGACCGTTCTCAAGGACTTAGAATCTTTTGCAATGCTCCTGATttcattgcaaaaataaaatccagaattGTACTGGTGTCCAAAAGCAGGCTGGATGGATTTCCGGAGGAGTTTTCAGTATCTTCAAATATTATTCAATTCAAGTACTTCATAAAGTCTGAAAACGGTACACGACTCGTACTGAAGGAGGACAACACCTTTGTCTGCACCCTGGAAACTCTTAAGTTTGAGGCTATAATGATGGCTTTAAAATGTGGATTTAGACTGCTGACCAGTCTGGATTGTTCAAAAGGGTCAATTGTTCACAGTGATGCACTTCATTTTATCAAGTGa